CCATGGCCTGCCTAATGCATAACTACTCGATTTCGAATCTCCAAAATATACAGAAAACACGATCAAGGTAGCTTAACTAGTATAAAACCTAACAAGCAAGCTCACAAACTTTCACTCCTTCTAAACAGATTCACTTCACGGGCTCATCATTCCAAGAAAATTTACATACATTTAAGTACAAAGAAAATTACCGAACCACAGTCTATAATGATTACACGCAGCAAAGGGAATTAAAATAGTTTAAAGAAAACGACGAATTGAATGACTGGGCTTCAAATTTCATTCACATTAAAAGTGAATGCAACAAATTCTGTGTGATGAACTCACTGATTCAAATTGTGACTCAAAATCCAACTAGAAGTAAAAAGCAAAGAATATCTGAGAATCGATAATGCCTTTAATGCAGTGAAAACAAAAGGAGCAAAACTCCATAGCCTGCTTGATGCATAAGTACTCGATTCGAATCTCGAAAATACACAGAAAACAAGATCAAGGTAGCTCTACAAGCATAAACCCTAACTAACAAAACAAGCAAGCTCACAAACTTTAACTACTTCAAAACAGATTCACCACACAACCTCATCGTTTGAGGAAAATCTGCACACAAATTACACACAAAATCGCAAAAGTACAGTCTAATCATGAAGATATCTAAAGTAGCTTAGAAGAAACAAAGAAAAATTGAGTGACTGAGCTTCAAATTTCATGCACATCGAAAGCTGATGCGACGAAAACGCAAGATTCAGTGGTGAAGTCACTTATTCGAATTGTGAAGCTAAATCGATTAGAAGCCCTGAATATCTGAGAAGAATATCTTTACCTCAGAAACGCTACAACAAAGACTCAAAAAGAGAGAGAGAGAGAGAGAGAGAGAGAGAGAGAGAGAGAGAGAGAGAGAGAGAGAGAGAGAGAGAGAGAGAGAGAGAGAGAGAGAGAGAGAGAGAGAGAGAGAGAGAGATGAATTTGGGCATCTGGGCTTGGAAGGAAAATTTGGAGTGGCAAAGGGCTATAAACTTTGCCCCAATAAGTTTACTTTTTTCCCAAATAGTGTAGTTAAAATTAGTCCAGTTACAACAAAATCTGTAATTAGTTTAAAATTGTTGTTGGAGACAAAATACAATAACGATCTACTCATTTATTGATAGAAAATCTTATTTATAAACATTACATAGAGTCTCCTGAATGATCTAGAACATTTATCAATACTGTAATATATTCTAGTAAGGAAACGATTAGGCCAAAACACATAACAGAATGACAGAAAAATAATTTCTTTAAACACTCTCTCTTGTGTTGTGTGCCTAATACGACATAGCATGAGATGTTGCCTCATTAAAAATTTTGTCAAGTAAAACAAAAACCTCGTGGGCAAAACAAAAGATTTGGACGAAGGGAAAAAGAGCACAACACATCAACTACAATTAAAGATAACATGTGATGTAAACTCCCCCTAATGTCTACATAACAACTTCCCTTGATTAATAACTTAATCTCGGAGTTCAAATAAATGGCGCAGGCTAATACTCTTCACATGCTTCTCAAAAGTAAATTTGGGTAGAGACTTGGTGAACAAATCTGCTATACTATCCTCATAATTCACCAGGTTCACTTGGATATTCAAAAATTGTTGTTGATGCTGATTATAGAAGAATTTCGGTGAGATATGTTTAGTATTATCACCCTTTATGTAACTAACTTCATTCGTTCAATGCAAGCCGCATTATCCTCATAGATGCAAGTTGGTTCAGTTGTAGTAGATGTTAATCCACTAGACTCTCGAATATGAGACACTATAGATCAAAGCCAAACACATTTTTTTAACCCAAGATATCAGCATGATTCGTGAAAGTAGCAACAAGAGTTTGCTTGGTTGATCTCCAAGATATCGCCGTATTCCTAATCATGAACACATAACCAGTTTGTGAACGTCCTTTATGCGAGTCAGAGAGATACCCAGCATTAACAAATCCAACTAACACATTATTCAGTGTTTCAAGATAGGGTACTAGTCTGCCGTGCGCATCACATGCGGTTAACCATTAACCGGTCCTAATGCTGTTATAATGCAGTCATTGCCATCTGAAGCACTAGATGTGCACCTCCCTCCCATTACGCCTCATTGACTATTTCAAAGGAACACCATTCATTTTGCAAAGTCTTTTCTTTCGTAATAATATGACAGAGACCTTTCTTATGTTAAAGATACAAAACATTCCATTCTTACAAAAGATACAAGGTGGTATTTGTGAACCTATCCATCACGAATCATCCAAGTACTTTATGGTCTGGTGGATGCTTCGACATATTGGTCACATGTCACATTATTGTCCACATGCTGCATTTGCAAAACTCTTTGCACATATTATATGTTTAAAGGCTCACCAGTCTGATTATCTTATTATTAAGTCTATTAGTGTTGACAATTTGGAGACTTCGATCAAAAACATTTGATGACTATTGCATGTCTATTGAGATCGATGTAGACCATGATGTATCCCATATGCATTTTCAGAATTGTCTCGCATGAGCCACCATCAAAACGTTACAAATGGTGGCTAGGGTACTGGTTGTGCACACCAATCTGTCCATACCTAATTGAGGTTCGAGCGCAACATGAATAAATTTTTATTGTGACGAAGAACTCTGTTTAGTTGTTACTATTTTTTATTATTAATTTTCTTTTTATTTTATTTTTTAAAATAACACCCTGTCGACATTCGGGAAAAAACCCCATATAAAACCCTGGTGACCTGGTCTCTCTTCCCAAACCTTGTTTTGCCTCTTATCCAAACCCTAGCCGCACCCGCTCTGCCTGGACAGATCCTCCTACGCCCTCATCGAAATGGTAATTCATCTCATCTCAATTTCTTCAATACCACGATTCCGAAGCAACCATGTTTCGTTTTCAATCATCTAAGATCTAATGGGTATCGATTTCGTTATAGTTTTGCAGATTTATAATTCCATTGCTTCTTTTTACAGGCACCCAAGAAGGAGAAGGCTCCCCCACCGTCCTCGAAGCCGGCGAAATCTGGCGGAGGCAAGCAGAAGAAGAAGGTACTGCTTTGAACTCTGGAGTTTTGAACTGGTTTGGGTTTTGATATGTGAAAGATGGGCTTAAGTAGTTTTGTACTGTTTTGTCTGAGATGCGTTAACAGAAGTGGAGCAAGGGCAAGCAAAAGGAGAAGGTGAACAACATGGTGTTGTTCGACCAGGGGACTTATGACAAGCTCCTCTCAGAAGCTCCCAAGTTCAAGCTCATCACTCCTTCTATCTTGTCAGACAGGCTGAGGGTATGATCCGATTCTCGGCTCTGCTTTGTTTTTTATTAGCATTGTTAATTAGCTCTATACAGTTTGTTGAACTCGATTTTTAGTTTAGAAGGGCATTGTGAGTATTAAGAATCTACACACTAGAATTAAAATTTGCTCTGTTCTAGTGGGTCAGTCCTAGCTATAGTCTGTATACATTTGACTGAATGTCATTTGAAGTGCAAAAAACACAGTATAATTACGAAACGCAAACTGCTGGTGTGCTTCTTGTTCGCGATGGTTTGGTTTGCCATCCCTTGCTTGGCAGCAGTGGGCTTGGTAGTAGCATAGGTAGGTCCTTGGAGAAAAATATGGTTTAGTAGCTGTCAGCATTTCATTTACTTTCTTCTTCTTCCACCTAAGTATAGATAATCGACAGCATTGGGTATGATCGGGGCCATTATTAGGCGGTGTGTTATGCTACCTTCAACAATCCGAATTAATGTATTTATATAAATTATACTTATTTAAAAACAATGAAGTTATAAACTCTTGAGACCTAGAGCTATTTTGAAACATCTAGGACAAGCTGTATTTGACATTACATTCGTTTGTGACTGAAAATTGCATCCAGGAAATTTGACTACTCAAACTCTCAGAGTGCACTTGTTGCATATGATGAATGTTTCATTCTTAGTTCAGCAACCGAACTAGTCCATTTGTGTTTATAGCCTGCCTCATTGTACTCTGCCAGAAGCTATTTGATGTTTTAGTCTTAGGCTCCATATAAGCCAACACTTACGACTTCAAAGTTTTGATGTGGGACTTCAAATTATGTATAGGTGTAGTTTAATTTAGTTGCTGTTTATGTTCAGTAGATCATGATTTTTTTTTCCCCTTCCTTAGTTTGCTTCCTCCTTTTCTTTTGTATGTATGAGCTCTGCAAGATAGTTCATAACATATATGCTTTGCATCATCTGTATCTGTCCAACTTTTCGTCAAGGTAGAGTCTAGGCGAACTGAATTGATTGTTGAGGACCAGCGTGTGGGGGCATAATGCAAGGAGATTAAAATTCAAATTTGTATGCACTCACCTGTTAAAAACTAGTGAGATAATAGCCTACTTTTTCTTGCCCTGAATATTCTTGAGCAGCATAACTACCTGAAGCTTTAATACCGGGTTTTGCCCATGTCTTTTTTAATATATTTGCACACTTATTGTTTCATCACCCCCGTCTGCCCTTGATTACTACAGTGGTTTTAGGTTATGACTACACTTTATCTTTGCTTCTTATGTGATTGTGTATATAGAGAATTCCAGAGAGTTTGACTTGATATCTTGACTAATTTCTAATTTTCCCCTTGTTTTCATCTTCATTTTCAGATTAATGGATCATTGGCACGCCGTGCTATTAAGGATTTGATGGCAAGGGGTTCTATTAGGATGATTTCTGCCCATGCTAGTCAGCAGATTTACACCAGAGCCACCAACACCTAAAGAAAAGTTGTCTTTCTCATGGGAGGCACAAACTTTTAACATATGCTTAATATTTGTCATGTTAGGAAACTGTTGTCTTTATGAGCTATTGTATGCTTTGTTTAAGTTCATATGACCAAGTATTTCTCTTTTTGGTTGACAGTCTGTTTTTCTACAGAGTTGGATTTATATGAATCTTATGTTATTTGGAAGCTTGTTTGCTGTGATATTTACATTAGCGGTTTGATGGAGTTTTCTTGTAAGTTTAATTTGTTTGCTATAAGTTTTCTCATGTTCGAAACTGAAGGATGTGTTCTGTTGGAGTTGCTAGGGCTTTAACTCCGATTAGCTATAACATTTATAATCTCAAGAATGAGTGCTTTGTGTTCCAAGTGATACTAAGATAAAACGAATTTTCGTCCGATTTCTCCACTACTTCTGGCATGTGCAAAGTATGATATGGAATAAAAAATCATACCAAATGATATGGTCATATACGAGTTCGTTGATGAGAATTCATCTTATTCGGAAGACTGAATGAGAATTATGGTCACTAGTGTAAGTATGTTACGAACTAGCTCGAGGGTTTGTTTTTGCCCATGCAATGTTCTCTGTTCTCTTTTCCGTTAGGTAGATTGTCTTCTAGAGTCGCGCGTGCGGCTAGTATCTGGGATTTTGGTAACACAATCTGTGTCCGTGGATTCTCTGGATTTCTGTGGGGGCAGTCGTAGCTGCATGAGTCATGCATCTATGATTGTTGATCATATTGTCAATGAAATAAAATTAGAAATTGGAAACCGAAGCTTCAAAGCAATTTCGTTTCGACTAATAATTGAGGGCCATTTGGTCTTGGTCTTCTGGTTCTTTTAACTTCTTACTAGTGGGGAAGCCAGTGACTGGAATAAGACGACGTTCTTCTTTGTTTTATTTGTACGTATTACATGAGGTATTATTGTTTAGGTTAATTGATCTCACTCTAGCTCTATATGACTGGTCAGGTCACTAAGAAAAACCGAATCTTTCTTTCTTTCCTGGCCTGTTGA
The window above is part of the Fragaria vesca subsp. vesca linkage group LG2, FraVesHawaii_1.0, whole genome shotgun sequence genome. Proteins encoded here:
- the LOC101305628 gene encoding 40S ribosomal protein S25-2-like, whose translation is MAPKKEKAPPPSSKPAKSGGGKQKKKKWSKGKQKEKVNNMVLFDQGTYDKLLSEAPKFKLITPSILSDRLRINGSLARRAIKDLMARGSIRMISAHASQQIYTRATNT